One Dysosmobacter welbionis DNA segment encodes these proteins:
- the rsxA gene encoding electron transport complex subunit RsxA, with protein MDQIYELLAITLGAILANNFIFSQFLGICPFLGVSKKVDTAVGMGIAVTFVMGLASAVCYAVNEFVLVRFGLEYMQTVTFILVIASLVQFVEMFLQKSMPSLYTALGVYLPLITTNCAVLGVVLLNVQNNYNFISSVVYGITGGLGFLLAIVLFASIRERLVFADYPKAFEGFPIALVTAGLMALAFMGFSGLKVW; from the coding sequence ATGGATCAAATCTATGAACTCCTGGCAATTACGCTGGGTGCCATTCTGGCAAACAACTTCATCTTCTCCCAGTTCTTAGGCATCTGCCCCTTCCTGGGTGTTTCCAAGAAGGTGGACACCGCTGTGGGCATGGGCATCGCTGTGACGTTCGTCATGGGACTGGCTTCCGCCGTGTGCTATGCGGTCAACGAGTTCGTCCTGGTTCGCTTTGGACTGGAGTATATGCAGACCGTGACCTTCATTCTGGTCATCGCATCCCTGGTCCAGTTCGTGGAGATGTTTTTACAGAAATCCATGCCGTCTCTGTACACGGCTCTGGGTGTGTATCTGCCCCTGATTACCACCAACTGCGCCGTACTGGGTGTGGTGCTGCTGAACGTGCAGAACAACTATAACTTCATCTCCTCCGTAGTTTACGGCATCACCGGCGGCCTGGGCTTCCTGCTGGCCATCGTGCTGTTCGCCAGCATTCGGGAGCGGCTGGTGTTTGCGGACTATCCCAAGGCGTTTGAGGGCTTTCCCATCGCCCTGGTCACCGCTGGTCTGATGGCCCTGGCGTTTATGGGCTTCTCCGGTTTGAAGGTCTGGTAA